One genomic region from Athalia rosae chromosome 3, iyAthRosa1.1, whole genome shotgun sequence encodes:
- the LOC105686789 gene encoding class E basic helix-loop-helix protein 23 produces MRSYDGESSSGDEDDRRDAPHESHLQQGAWQRSSSHPTWAWDHRGAHQLPSQATPSLDTMGYSTPGVAAGAHPTGTGIPPTGGYSSEHPPQGSQGRRTPLGAVGLGGFYFQQQPQPQSSAASLSDENRPDHERPGVSRLNCPPKTKTTRQGKSVRLNINARERRRMHDLNDALDELRSVIPYAHSPSVRKLSKIATLLLAKNYILMQGNALEELRRVIAVLQSPHAHTTALPPTPASYDLLHGFPGKLFQGVQGVVHGTGNVGGTGAAGNSSSSQGVTSGGPAPGDSAAGSGEST; encoded by the exons ATGAGGTCATACGACGGTGAGAGCAGTTCTGGGGATGAAGATGACCGTAGGGACGCCCCCCACGAATCACATCTGCAACAGGGGGCCTGGCAGAGGTCCTCATCGCATCCGACGTGGGCCTGGGATCATCGGGGCGCT CATCAACTTCCCTCGCAGGCGACGCCGTCCCTGGATACTATGGGTTATTCAACCCCCGGTGTAGCGGCTGGTGCTCATCCTACGGGAACTGGGATACCACCGACTGGAGGATACTCGTCGGAACATCCTCCGCAAGGTTCACAAGGACGGAGAACACCCCTCGGTGCCGTTGGATTGGGCGGTTTTTACTTTCAACAACAACCGCAACCGCAATCGTCAGCTGCAAGTCTTTCAGACGAAAATAGACCCGATCACGAAAG acCCGGAGTATCACGTTTAAATTGTCCTCCGAAAACTAAAACTACTCGTCAGGGTAAGAGCGTACGTTTGAACATAAATGCGAGGGAACGTCGACGGATGCATGACCTCAACGACGCCCTTGACGAATTGAGATCTGTTATACCTTACGCGCACAGTCCGTCTGTgagaaaattgtcgaaaattgCCACCTTGCTTTTGGCAAAGAATTACATTCTGATGCAGG GAAACGCTCTTGAAGAGCTAAGACGAGTTATCGCGGTTCTTCAATCACCTCATGCGCACACTACCGCCTTGCCACCGACTCCGGCTTCTTACGACCTACTTCACGGCTTTCCCGGTAAATTGTTTCAAGGGGTGCAAGGTGTCGTGCACGGAACCGGAAATGTCGGTGGTACAGGTGCGGCAGGAAATTCTTCGTCGTCTCAAGGCGTCACATCCGGAGGTCCTGCGCCAGGAGACAGTGCTGCGGGTAGTGGCGAAtcgacgtag